Below is a genomic region from Syngnathus typhle isolate RoL2023-S1 ecotype Sweden linkage group LG3, RoL_Styp_1.0, whole genome shotgun sequence.
gcaccgcgctggtcgcattattgtgacagagccgtcgctgaaatttagaagatatttttaaagtcctgatgtactttctaaaatttaagtggacctcagtgcgcactgcgcagggagcttaatttggtgcggtcgcgcaaccgcagcgcgccgggcgctcactgtcgcattgcttaaagagggcctttgtgttttaggatgaacagcagagaccaaaggaacaaggcaaagtgttgtgaaataaaatattacctgtaatacgcattttgttatttgctgattgaaactgctaattaaactgtgaattgaaactaataggaagaaaacaactctcgctctttatatagctgacgtgtcttgcgcacccgttctgtgcattttatttcacaacactttgcctttcttctctgctgttcacttcaaacacgctccatgcgaccgcaatgctctcgtatcagacgcttgctcgatcacctgctcgtttgctgtcccgtgcgcgcacgaagcgcggtggtgcgtttacgggcagtcggagaaatcaacgccaacaaaaaaaattacatccagcctagttaagaccataccaaagactataaaaatgggacccattgcctccctgcgtgtgtgacgatcattgggacttaaaaaaaaaaaaaaaatttaaaaaaaaatttttttttttttttgtacccatgtataatgcgcaccccagattttaggacaataaattagttaaattttgcgcactatacacggaaaaaaacggtaatgcatacgcgtgtgtgtgtgtggggacaagcggtatagaaaatgaatggatggatggaagttccAACCCgccattattttatgtggcccgcaaatgcAAAATCATGTACAACTCAATTTCTTTTGTTAAAATACCAAAACTCTAAATTGTCTTTTCTTGTAATAACAGTGAGATATTGCATCCCAATGGGAATTTTAGTAACTTTATTCaggcagaataaaaattcaaagAAACACTTCCATTTATTCATGACAATGAGACACAAGACATTTGGAAATCCTGGTACATTAACTATGGTATTTATGTTCAATGTTTCAAGCACTTTAAATTGAACTACAAGCTGTCTACAAGACCATTCCCTGATTTGATGCTATGATATCTAAACCAATTCAAACATATTGACATAATGACGAAGCCAATACATTACctataaataatattttattaaaagTCTTATTGCATAAATACACATTATGCCCTCTTTTTCTTTGAGGGATGAACTGTTACTGACCTGGTTTCCACAAGCTGCTAATGATTTTGACCACCATTTTCAGAAAAATGGTGCACTGACACACTGGTAGAATTGCTATCAGGAAATTTGTCAATGCTACTAATCTGTAGCTATTAAGTATGAACGAATTTCACAATAGAGTCATATTCTAAATTTGTTTCAAatcagtgcatgtttttgtagaCACAGAATATGctataaaacagaaaaaaaagaaagatgaaaaataaataaagtgggaAAATCCAAAGAAATTGTGCCAACATAAGTGGATCAAGGTCATTGTTTGCAACAAGTCTTTCAGGTTTTGTTGGTTTGATTATGGAGGACACTTGCATACACTGGCGGCTGGGACGACTGCTGATTTCCAAACACTCCTGATAGGTTTTGGACTGGAAAATCAAGTCCTTCCTGAGGAAACtgaatttgttgttgttttatcatcTGTATGAGTGAACACAAAAGATTGAAattgaaaaacacaaaagtaAACAGTTTATTTCCTAGCACAAGCATCCTCTACTAGCCAGGATGTCGTTTACTTGTAAattgtctatcgtgtaatatgtcttgtcaccgtgggatagagaaaacgtaatttcgatctctttgtgtgtctcggcgtgtgaagacgttgacaataaagcagactttgacttttgactcttGTATAGAAATGCATGTCAGTGCAGTTTttctcctgttctccactcttttcactggagcgtatcatcttcaagatactcctcctcaccttcaaaccccttcaccacctggctcccacttacctatctgacctccttgtcccctactgccccaaccgtcccttCCGATCCTTcgaatacttcacgtctgacagtcccaaaatctaaactCAAATTCTTcagtgacagagccttctcctgcacatcaccccgactctggaattctctccctcagtctgtctgtgactcacccacactccctatatttaagtcccgtctaaaaacgtacctcttctctcaagcctatgacctcccctacccataactggtttcctcttcttaattttatcccattgtctcttccccgtccccctcccctcatgtatgtctttgccttgttccctgtaatcgtctttgggtttttgaaaagcgttatacaaatttaatgaattattattattaaaaaaaaaaaatcaatctacCATGTCAAAATAACGTGTGAATATCTAAAGTTATAAGCTAGAGCACGAGCACACACCCAAATCTTTTTTTAGTTATCTTTTGGCATCCTAACTTAAAATTGAGAAATTGTACAGCTGTCGACTAAAATTCCAGCTCGAGACAGAGATCATTACCAGCTGATAGGAATTACACAAACATTTCAGATGTGCCTGCTTCGTCCTTTATCAAATGCAAAGAGGGCACCAAGAATGCATTCCAAATTACCATTTATTACTTGATCATCAACACATTatttacttactagtatagttgatcacttcacatgttatttccaCTTTAAACCACATGAGGTCACACTAGGccagtggaataattggaatcacaactgacaatgagtctgaaTTCATTCACTGACTTACGGAATCAGCGGAGTTCATAATAACACAGAGGACAGAGAtcgacacagaggacgaagatttcaatggatttaatgatttggagtgacacggatggttcgatacaATTGTTATTTctgctatagttatttgatatatagtttatatatagttattttggcctgtggaataactggaaccgcaactgacgaCGTGTCCTACGTCAGCGCTGCATGCAGTTCCGGGGTCAGCAGTGgcgttgtttacacaaaggacgaagatttcgatggatttaatgatttggagtgacacggatggtttgataaacgtgttatttatgttatagttatttgaataactgttaatgttacgtcagacACGTTTTCAGtttctcgtttgtgtttatgtaacgttagcataccgtattgtttagccGGTTGTTGCctcttcatgtctgttcttggtgttggcttTTGTCTCACCAAAACTGCAACTTGTACACTGGTGCAACTTGGAACTAAATTGTTTTTAGTCTTTGCACACATTCTCAGCACTTAAACATATTAAATGTACTTCATAAAGCCTTTAATAGAACAAATTCACCTGACAGAATATTTCCTCAACACAACCGGCCAGCATAATCCGATGACTTCAACCCTATTGACAGCATGTGGAGCACCCTCAAAAAGGAGATGTATTAGGGTGTATGACAATCCACTAACAAACAGCAACTAGACGTGGCAATTCTTGGTATTTGACAATGGGTCATCCATGTTCCTTGTCTCCAAAAATACACACATCCATGTTCTTTGTCTCCGAAAACACACAATATGAAAATAGTCGATGGCCGGATGAACAAGACTGCAGACAAATTGTGAATATTACCGTTTCCTTGTGGTCTGAATGTGTACATACGGAGCCACCCCAAAAATCTGCAGATACGCATTTGCAAATAGTCTCACGCATTTGTACGTGTATGGCAAGACTGTAGTAAAAGTCACATTTGAGAGTACAGCAAATCAAGGGTGTCAGTGTTTACAGGCCACTCACTTATGCATTCAAATCAATGTACGCATTTGCAAATTCATGTTACACGTGTAACTTTAGTCGCATGTTTGTAGATTTATGTTACACATCTGTGACAGAAAAGAGGATTCTTTTTACATACGTATATGTGCATTGAGATACGCATTTGTAAATAGTTTTGCTACAATATTGGCTCCATACACGAGATTGATGGAAACTCTATATTCCATTTTACTGTGATTTTGCAGAATGACAATGTGTTTTATACTGCCATGTTTATAACAAGATtgataaaaccaaaaataacaataatttaaaaagaaaatccttcTTTGGGTTTTACAAAAATTATTCGCTGATATGTTTTGTGTATTTGCCTACCACACTCACTCAGGAGATCTAGGGGTCTCTTTCTGAAGACACGTCACCATCTGCCCCACTACTCGCATTATTGTCCTGTCGGGAACGAAGTGCACTCTTCTCCCTACTTGATTCAGAAGGCCCCTTTGAGCgtgtcttttctttcctttgctGCTGCTTCTCCTGCTTGGACAACTGCGggggaaaagaagaaaataaataaaggttcTTAGTTAATTCACCTTTAAGGTTTCCTCTATGCTTTTCAAAAGACGGATGAGCAATcaaaatctaatctaatctaatctaatctaatctaatcttaaataaataaataaataaataatcaaaagcAAGGTGCTTTTTTTCCTGCGCTATTCATGGTTGTGGAAAGATCACAATAATGAAGCACATTGTTGTGACAGAGAGCACTGATGTGTCTCAGTGTAATTGATTTATTCCTTGAAGcattaatttttaatttgtacAATTATAAAATATGATATTGAAACTGAGCACATCATATGAATATATGGGGCCAGTACCCAAGCTGACAGGACCACTACAACTTGGCACAGCATTCAAAACTGAAAGCGCCTTAATGTCAGACCCTGCACGCGTGCACATACAATATTCAAGTGGAGAGAAACATTTCTCTCCTATGGACCCGGGGCTAAgtgtgcttaaaaaaaaaaaaaaaaaatcagcagccTGGTCAGATGGCTGCTTAACCCTGCTGTGAACTAAATCCCAGATTCTAGGAGAGAAAGGCCCAAATTATGTTGGTCATTTGTCTCTCTGTGCCAAACTTAGCCTATTGGCTGTCCCTTTATCCCGAATGTTCAGCTTTGGCTTCAGTTCCTCATTGCCCAAAGCTAAACATTCCAACAGACAAGATTAAAATTCTGTGGACTGTTTAACATCCCTTCTTTTAGGCCAGCAAGCCGAGCCCACTAAAGGGAGGGTAGCCAAAGTCCGTTACGTAAAGACGGGGAATTCTTTCAAAGTTactgaaataaatgaagaaTGGCATAACCTTGGATGTACAAGAGTGATATATGTCTATAAAAACCAACACCTGAAAATATAATGCAATAGTATTACCACTCCAGGATGTTTCCCGTTCCAATGTATTCCTGCTGGGACGTCATGCAAAAAGGGAGCAATTCAAAGAAGCATGCAATGGGCAAAATACGGTGACAGCTACAATTGATGCTTGGGATTTAGGGCAGGGTGATTGTTGCTTATGAACAAGAGTATTAAGAacggctgcaaaaaaaaaagaaaatcatgtaTCCATCACCACCTAGTGGTTTACACCGGGATATGAAGAAGTGGTGAGCATGGCATCTGTTTTTCTTGTCTTCAACCAAGCAAGTGCACCTCGGTCAGGTTCTTGAACCTATAAAAACAGtaaatgtgtatttttaaacattcaGTACCTGACGGGGGTCTGAAGAAACAAGAGGTGACGTCAGCTCAATAGTTACTGGACCATCATTTTGAATGTGTAATTTCATGGAGGCCCCGAATTTTCCATCTAAAACACAAGGAAAATATGTAAGCATGTAAGTGACACCAACGTTAAGAAAATATCTAGTTTGTAGGAATTTTCATAAGAGAAAAATCATAACAAATTTTTAATGTTACTTATTTTGATATTAGTCAGAATTTATTTTGGTTATCTTGTATGGGATAGCCTCCAGCCCTCATAAGGATAAGCAGTTCAGAAGAtgaatgagtgaatgaatgaatgtaaaaCGAAAAAAACGTTCCTTTATGCCCACTGCCATCAGATGTTACAACAGCAGTGGGGGAACACAAGTAGACTCCATGCATCTCCAGATTTGGTCCATATTCCACCATAGTACCGGTATAATTCAAAATGGAAAAAGAAGCAGCATCACTCAGCAGAGCCTTCAATACTGTGACTGTAGCCATCCTAACTGCAGgcagttaaaaatctgcagttaaattaaaaaagaatacCACAGCACCAAAGTAGTGAGGATGTGAACTACAAATTCTGGCTTTATCTTTGAAGCCATCAGTTACCAATCCTCATTTGATTAATTTTAAGAAAATATTACATTCACAAAAAAGGAATGGCTTAAAAAGGCACCTCCATTTTTACCCTCATCCTTTCAGAATAGTGTGGgaaacactcacacacgcacgcacaaaatcACGCACAAATGCACAAAACCTAAATAAAAGGCAACCATACAGTATGATGCTGGATGATGTGAAGTCTATTGTGGTGCACTGATGGCTCGTGCTCTCACAAATGATGAGCCTGGTCGGTGtaaactagagatgcaccgatccgactttttcagtttcgataccgataccgatgcagtGACTtcgcgtatcggtcgatacccgataccgatccgatattatggttgacttaacaagctacataactctacatgtggaacagaaaagaccaaaggcaatggcatcaggcagactacacagttctttgctctaaattaggggtgtccaaactaacggtccagtttttattggcccgcagcaaattctgaaaacataattgaatatggcccgcacaagaagcttgagctcagcttctcagtttccacactagatggagcccgccacacaaagcgtttgacgtcccattaacacccccccggaagagaagcgaacacgcagcgtttgacatccgattagcctccacaccccccctccccattcgggagagaagcgaacgcgcagcctttgacgtcccattagcaacccgaagagaagcgaacgcgcagggtttgacgtccgcttagcaacccggggaagagaagcgaacgttcgctccatgtttgcgtttgtttagaaaactctcgtggcatgcggcacacgtgctgctgacgtatgacgtagcccgcgtcctaatagattaaggaaagtatcggcttaCAGATCGGCtacattttccgatacccgatccatctattttgttgatatcggtgccgatatccgatccagatatcggatcggtgcatctctagtgtaAACATAACATTATATTTTTCAGTGACACTTTGGAAGTGGGGTCCAAACTTTACAGCTTTCAGCAAGTTCATACCTCAAGATATCAGAGACGATAGTATTTTTGGATGTCATAAAGATGTACAATTTGGTACATTTATAACTACGGCTAGTTTCACACTGCAGctcaattcagattttttttttgcccatagCTGACTTTTTTTCATGCACTGTGAACATTACAATTCAGATTTTCACATGTTAGCTATGCTTCTTTTGTATGCAGATAATAAATCACATATGAATGCTTTGGGTCTGCAGTATCTGCACGCATCTGACCTCGAAGTCACAAAAAGCTCCACGTGGCTTTAGAAGAGAATGCTCGGACTCCTGACATCGTCCGTGACGGCGTAAACTTGATTTGAGTAACAGTTGATTTTACATTTGATTTTAATGTAATCCCACTTGAAACTTGAAACCCAAAGTGTTTCAATGAGATGAAATCATCTTTCGTTAGGACTGCTTGATTATGGCTAAAAATCATAATCATGATTATTTTTGCTCAATATTGAAATCCTGATTATTTTCACGATGAACAGCATTGATTGAACATGTTTGGAACAGTATTTAAACGTTCATTTTCTACACAAACTAGTTTAATGTTCAGTTCCCAAATTATAAAATGAACTTGTTCAGTTCACAGTTCCTAATTGAAATTTCATGAACTAAATTTATGGTTCCAAAAATGGAAAGTTTATAGTTCTTTTCTTGCCCCAATCAAAAAAGAAGTTGCTTCGACCTGCTACCCTTTTCACATTGTTTTTACCCATTCCGTTCACACTAGTATTCGGGTGATATCGCCGTACAATCTCAAATGGATCATAGGCTGTAGGTTAGTAATCAAATGTATTACGCTTTCCCACTTGGAAACTCACAGCTGTAGAAATTGAACtcctttatattttttttttactacagaaatgaaataaaagtcaTTATGAAGTAAAATCCCCCTGTGCACATGACTTCAACTAAATGAGAAAACTACAAATTTAATTGTCAAACCTGAAGAACCTGATGGATTTTAGATTCTATAAAACTACATTTTGACATGTTTTATATATCTCATatataaatgaatgcaactccAGACCACGAAAATTATaatgaaatacaaaaattattaatgtgtgtgtgtatgtatgtatgtatgtatgtatgtatgtatgtatgtatgtatgtatgtattaggggtgtaaatcgcgggttttgtcacgatacgatataatatcgatataaagaactacgatacaatatttgccgatatcttaaagcctgctgcgattcattcacgatatatcgcgatatagtgctctacgatcgatatatatatttttttaataaaaaatatagaacaatatcctgatttataacaattcatacgccaaatcaacaaggtactgcaaactcttctagagtattgtagtatacaaagtgcttactttaacactgaactttgatgtcgtgttttttctttaaatgtgcggcgagatttgtgctccctgaatatttgatcaccgcatggcaggatttacaaactgcacgtgtcttgtccgttgagccatcttttctttggaatccaaagtgcttccaaacgaatgacttgaagcctaaaggagagcaaatttccccgtctttttggacactagccatagcaccagctcaggagccgcgtactagttgtcgcctcccctttcacctgcgtgctctgctcacaacacaacaacgccgcgcactgctccctgctcccggaaagaggaagcaagcaacaatgaactggatttcaaaataaagtcgcgtctaatgtccgaggtcaaacacggcgatataaatcgatgtttacctttagcatcgatgccaataaatcgtagagcattatatcgattaatcgatgtgtatcgatgtatcgttacacccctagtatgtatgtatgtatgtatgtatgtatgtatgtatgtatgtatgtatgtatgtatgtatgtatgtatgtatgtatgtatgtatgtatgtatgtatgtataattATAATCTAACAATTAATTAGTGAGACATTTCATAACACATTGGTCCAACCCAGCGGTGCccggaaagcggactttaaaccgatgatgattggttgattttgttccatatttaattaataaatgaaacATATAATGAATGAGGCATCTATTTAATTATTTCattgtgcatttatttatttgcttgatttatttaattcaatatttaattaatgaatgaatatttaatTAAGGACATTTACCATATTTAATTAAtgagtattttatttcattaatgaatggtatttttatttgatgaagCATTTCAtgatgtatttattcatttaattttggcACTTTTGGTCCTCCAGAGGTTTGAGTGTTCTGAGTGCATTTGTAAATGCCCAGCGGTTCTTTCTTTTCAGGCATAAATGACCTTTTACCATGTAGGATGTAATGGAAAAGTACTGTACATCATAACATACTGTACAAAGGTGAGAGACCTTTAACCAGCTCATTTGTAATTGGCAAGTGGTTAACACTATCAAGGCCAAGCTTATGCACCAAAGCATACCAAATGGAGGTGTCATTATTTGACCCACCTTTAACCAGCTCAGGCTTGTAGGCACTCCTCAAGTTCTCCAGTATGCTGGCATAGAAAGGTTGGGCCAGTTCCGCGGGCATAGCCGAGTGGAAGTCCGGCTTGTTACCCTTCAATATGCACTGGAGTGTAAATTGGCTCACGCACAGCACCTCATAGTCCCAGTCCATAACACTTTTGCTCCATGCCCGACCATTCTCATCTTCAAACAGCCGCAGGTTCAGGATTTTACGTGTACTGTAGGCAAGAACATAAATGCAGAAACATGAATGAAATGGGTGCCAGCCACAACAGAACCAAGAAAACAATACAAGTACAGTATATCGACCTAATTTAAAAGGACACCACTGGACCGACCATTCAAGCCGTCCGTGGAAATCATATTACTACCTCTTGATTTCAACATTCAATTAAttgatttttcattcattttttattatctCTTGGTTTTTCCCAATAAATTATTCCCAATAAAAGATCTGATTAATTTTTCACATTTTACGCTATATTTCCCTTTAAGAGTTAAAAAAGGGTTACTTTTCTTGCATAAAATTGTCAAATAAGGCATACCTGTTTTTATATATACCCTTGGCCAGACTAGGCACCCAAAGAGATCAAATGGGGGACACGTGAGAAAATGATTCAATTTGATATTATGTAATATTACTGACTTTTCCCTCAACGTTACAACGTATTAAAATTGCTCACTTATTAAGAGATGACtgttatttaaaaacaacattCATATCAAAGCCCGGTATGTCAAACTGTGAGAAGAGTTTTAACTCACGGACCCTCCTGCACTTACATGTACTCAGCATCTGTGTGGGTGTCCTCCACAGATATAccgagcaacacacacaagccacGTCCTATTGAGCTGATCTGATCGTCTCCCACTGCAGAAAAAAACGAGGAGAAAAAAAGTTGATGAGTGGGTCAAGTGTTCCTCTGAGCAAGAATGAAAGGATAGCAGAAATTCAGCTCATCTTTCAGCTTCCGAATGATACATAACTTCGGCAGGGGTGTTATCATATTGGTGTCCACTACCACCGAAGGTCACATGCGCCACTAACTTGAATATGTAAAAACGATCGGTGGAGTACTTTTAAGTGCAGTAATGCGAAGTCGTTCCAATGCTAACCAAGCTACTACTAGCTTAACCTGTATTCAAGACGAACTGACCCCGACACATTCAAAACACTAAATGAAAGCAGTGTTTCAAATCAAGGGAACTGTTCACCTGTCACAGACGCCCTGGTAACTCTTTGGATGATCGCTTTCATTGTTTCGATTATGTTTTTTAGCACCTTGACACATCtagtacatatacatacacagggGAAAGTCGAAGAAACGTTGTCGCCCTCTAGCAGTTTCTTCCGGAATTTCACTTTTACTCACGTCACGTTACGTTACAACAGTGATTGTCATGCAGTAGtaacaagaaaaacaagaaaatggcCTTTTCCTTGGATCACAGATATAGTCAACCTGTGTATtcactttttttgtgtgaattattATGCTTAGTGGTTTGTCGTGAAATGTTTTCCGTTGTGCCAATTCAAGAAATGCTGAGAAGCATAGTTTCCCTGAAGTtctattggtgtgtgtgtgcgcgcgtgtgttttatttatttattttgctgtttCCGTTGTTAATGCTCAGTAACAAGACTATAGGATCAAATAAGATGATCAAGTAATATCTTGAAACAAGCAGAATAATCTTAActgacaattttatttcaagtacagatgatataccgtaaattttcatgtataatacgcaccctaaaaatggcatgtcgatgctggaaaaaagcctgtacccatgtataatacgcacccaaatgttgactcttacttaagattcaagatttaagagattcaagagtttttattcgccatgtttgagcgtgccaaacaaggaatttgacttcggtaaaaacacaccctctgttcaacatttaggtgactaacaacactcagggataatgtgaataatggcataaacagtgtagacaaattcaaaaaggtgtgaagagcaggatgttattgcacagtaatgactctgagactctatgagtggtgtgagttcatcagagcaacagcctgggggaagaagctgtctctgtgtctgctgcttttggcgtaccgagctctataacgccgtccggagaggagtagttcaaacagactgcaacctgggtgagaagggtctgtagagatgctccttgcacgtttcctggtcctggacaggtacaagtcttggatagatgggaggttaaGTCCgaaaacgtaaaattatttcagaaaaaagatcatctttgggaacaactggatgttattctgctggtcagtgtcactgcgcatgcgctagcaaactcgatagcaaagaaatatgtgagactctcaacgggatcaccaatatttgagtgatgttccagttattatCTTTCTatgttcacaattgtcatggtgatctttctggggatttcttaactaggctggatgtattttttttgttggcgttgatttctccgactgcccagaaaggcaccaccgcgatcagttaggttaaaatgaaaagagaggaaagtgacgtgcggacatgtgaaaaagggagctctgtatgggagagaagttcaAGGgggataaaaacacccttggaaaccaaaacttgcccctcgttgtgactcggagccccaacaaatgtttcggatttgtgtagggtacattgggacagcaaacgagcaggtgatcgagcaagcgtctgatacgagagcattgtgttcgtatggagcgtgtttgaagtgaacagcagagacgaaaggaacaaggcaaagtgttgtgaaataaaatattacctgtaatacgcatttaggtagagaactgaagtctcgctctttatatagctgccgtg
It encodes:
- the dtd1 gene encoding D-aminoacyl-tRNA deacylase 1 isoform X1 — translated: MKAIIQRVTRASVTVGDDQISSIGRGLCVLLGISVEDTHTDAEYITRKILNLRLFEDENGRAWSKSVMDWDYEVLCVSQFTLQCILKGNKPDFHSAMPAELAQPFYASILENLRSAYKPELVKDGKFGASMKLHIQNDGPVTIELTSPLVSSDPRQLSKQEKQQQRKEKTRSKGPSESSREKSALRSRQDNNASSGADGDVSSERDP
- the dtd1 gene encoding D-aminoacyl-tRNA deacylase 1 isoform X2, translating into MCQGAKKHNRNNESDHPKSYQGVCDSTRKILNLRLFEDENGRAWSKSVMDWDYEVLCVSQFTLQCILKGNKPDFHSAMPAELAQPFYASILENLRSAYKPELVKDGKFGASMKLHIQNDGPVTIELTSPLVSSDPRQLSKQEKQQQRKEKTRSKGPSESSREKSALRSRQDNNASSGADGDVSSERDP